The window AGAAAGAACAGCATACTCACTGTGTTCAGTCATCCAAACACGATCGCTGCTTGCCAAAGCCAGTGCCCCACCACTACCACCTTCACCAAAAATAAGTGAAATGACCGGAACTTTTAAGTTCATCATTGTGGCAATACAAGAAGCAATCGCTTCGCCCTGGCCTGCTTGTTCGGCATCCATCCCCGGAAAAGCACCCGGTGTATTGATCAAAGTTACGATCGGACGACAAAAAAGCTCAGCTTGTTTCATTAGTCGGATTGCCTTTCGGTATCCCCAAGGTTCCGGACTACCGAAATGAGTTGCTAATCTGTTCTCAACATCATGGCCCTTTTGAGTAGAAATCAAAGTCACCGGCCGATCCAAAAGACGGCCGATCCCGCCAATAATTGCCGGATCGTCACCACTATTGCGATCACCGTGAAATTCACGAAAATCGGTTAGTAACTGATTAATCAATACCCAACTATCGGTTTTATTATCATTACGAGCTTGTTTGACAACTTCTGCGGCTGAAAGTTTTTCTTTATTTGCCATGGTTAGTTCTCCAAACTGTTGATTGGTTCATATCTAAAAGAACTTTTAATTCCTCAGTCAATTTTTCACGCGGAACTATTTCATCGACAAAACCGTTTTTTTGTAACTGCTCAGCGCTTTGAAAGTCGGCAGGCAATTTTTGTTTGACGGTCTGTTCAATAACTCGTCGTCCAGCAAAGCCGATTAAGGCTTTTGGTTCAGCTAAAGTAATATCAGCTTCCATTGCAAAACTAGCCGTAACGCCACCGGTCGTTGGATCGGTTAAAACAACAACATACAAAAGACCAGCTTGACGATGGCGATTAACAGCTGCTGTAACCTTTGCCATTTGCATAAGCGAATGGATACCTTCTTGCATACGTGCACCACCGGAAGCTGTAAAAAGAATCACCGGAAGCTCATGAAGAGTAGCTCGTTCAAACAAGCGTGCCAATTTTTCACCAGTAATCATTCCCAGACTTCCCATAATGAAATAAGGATCCATAATTCCTAATGCAACAGACCGTTTATCCAAAAGAGCCAGTCCCGTCCATACGCTATCATTTAATTTAGTTAATTTTTGAGCGTGCTGTAATTTTTCCGAATATCCAGGAAAAGAAAGCGGATCTTTGGTAACCAAATCAGTGTCCCATTCAACAGCATTCTTAGTAAGCATTCTCAGTCTTTTACGCGCCGTTAAACGGAATCCATAACCGCATTCGGGACAAACGTCAAAATTACCAAATCGTCGATAATAAAAACGCGCATGACACCTTGGGCATTCCCGCCAAATTCCTGATGGAATTTGGGTCAAATATCGATTAAGCAGTTTATCGGTTTGTTGCTTGGAATAGTCTTTAAGTCGGTTAAACCAGGTCATCCTACTTTCTCCTCAGCCAGTTGGGCTTGCCAACAGGGTAAAAACTCTTTTTCAATATAATCTGTTGTCGTATCGCCCTTAAGAACAGCTGGAGAATGAAGAAGTGCCTGCTGGAAATCCAGATTGCTTTTAACACCGACAAGTGACATCTCACTTAACATGCGATCCATAATTGCCAAAGCTTCCTTTCTATTCGACCCATGAGCAATCAATTTTGCTATCATAGAATCATAAAAAGGCGGAATAGTACTGCCACTTTCAATAGCGGAATCGACACGTGCACCTGGACAGCCCAATGGAAAATGAACCGCTTTGATTTTTCCAGCCTGAGGCAGAAAATTATGAGCTGGATCTTCAGAGTTGATTCGGCACTCAATCGCCGTTCCATGAATTTTAATATCTGCTTGTTTTAGGGAGATTTTTTCTCCGGCCGCAACTCGAACCTGCATTTTGACTAAATCGATGCCTGTTACCATCTCTGTAATCGGATGTTCAACTTGCAAACGAGTATTCATCTCCATGAAATAAAAATGATGCTGATCATCCATTAAAAATTCAAAAGTACCGGTATTCAAATAATTGATTGCCTTGGCCGCTTTTGATGCAACAGACATCAAATATTCACGCTCTGAAGAATTAATTAAAGGACACGGACTCTCCTCAACCATTTTTTGATGGCCACGCTGCAAAGAACAATCACGTTCCGGAAAAGCCAGAACATTTCCGGCAGTATCGCCCATTACCTGAACTTCGACATGCTTAGGCGATTGGATAATCTTTTCAATATACATATCGTCATCATCAAAAGAAAGTTTTGTTTCGCGTTGCGCATCGGGAAATTTCTTAATCAACTCTTCCCGGTCTTTGATAGCACGGATCCCTTTACCACCGCCACCGGCTGCAGCTTTCAACATAATTGGATAACCAATTTGGTCAGCAATTTTTAAAGCTGCGTCAATAGTTGTAATTTCCTGATTACTACCAGGAACAACTGGAACACCATGCTTTCTCATTGTATTGCGGGCATTAGACTTATTGCCCATTAACTCAATTGTCTTGGCTTCCGGGCCAATAAAAATAACGCCGCATTCAGCACAAACTCTTGCAAACTCGGCGTTTTCAGACAAAAAACCAAAGCCAGGATGAATTGCGTCGGCTCCAGAAAGGACAGCCGCGCTGACAATGTTCTGAATGTTCAAATAAGAATCGGCTGGCTGCGGCCCACCGATACAAACAGCGATATCTGCCAGTTTAACAAAAAGACTATCGCGATCAGCTGTCGAATAAACCGCAACTGATTCAATCTCCATTTCGCGGAGTGCACGAATAATCCGGACAGCAATTTCGCCACGATTAGCAATCAAAACACGTTTAAACATTTATTTCACCTCACTTGATCAAAAAGAGCAAATCCGCAGAACAAGCTTTCTCTCCATCAACTGTTGCCAGAGCATGTGCACTGCCAATGTTGTCCTTTAATTTGTCCAAAGTCACATTCAAGATTAGAGTATCACCGGGACGAACCATCCTCCGAAACTTAACTTTATCAACACCACCAAAATAAGGTGTTTTTCCAGCAAAACGGTCCATTTTCAACAATGCAATCGCACCGGCTTGGGCAAGTGCCTCAACAATCAGAACACCCGGCATAACCGGATTGCCAGGGAAATGTCCTTGAAAAAATTCTTCGTTGATCGTAACATTTTTTTGAGCTAGAATTCGTTCACCTGATACTAATTCTAAAACCCGATCAACCATTAACATTGGATAACGATGAGGCAAAACCTTTTGAATCTCAGCCGCCGTCATTACAATTTGTTCCGTCATTTCTTTGCCTCCGTGTGTACTTTAATTAAAGGCTGATCATAATCAACCATTGATTCGTTATCAATTAAAATTTCGGTAACCATGCCGCTAACCGAACTTTTAATTTCAGTCATCATTTTCATTGCCTCGATAACACAGACAACGTCGCCAGACTTAACCTGATCACCAACTTTTACATATGGATCTGCATCTGGATTGGCCTGCAAATAAGCAACTCCAACTAATGGAGAGTCGATTGTGCTGGTATTTTCGTCTTCTTTTTGTTGTTTTGCTTTATTTTCTTCTTGACCCTTATCGGTAACTTCTATATTCGAATCATAATCGCCTGATTCCGATGAATTTTGCGTTGGGGAAGCTGGTTTATCGGCTATTTTAGAAGTTGAAGTTTCACGATTATTTTTGTTTTTCGACAAATATAAACGAACCCCGTCAACTGTCAAATCAAATTCACGAATCGAACTTTGATTGATCTGTTCAATTAGATCTTTAATAGTTTTTTCGTCCACGCTCAATTACTCCATTTTTTAAAAGCCAAAACAGCGTTATGGCCGCCAAATCCAAAGGAATTGCTCAAAGCATAATCAACTTGAGTTTGAGCATTTTCTTCAGTAACAAGATTGACTTGGCATTCCGGATCTTGGTCTGTAATACCAACATTAATTGGTAATTGTCCATCACGTAATGCGCTGACAGTCGCAACTGCTTCAATCGCACCAGCGGCACCGAGCAAATGGCCAGTCATCGATTTAGAACTGCTTACAAGAACTTGTTGATCCTTGGAAAAAACTTGATTAATTGCAGCTGCCTCTGCGAAATCATTACCATGAGTGGCTGTACCATGAGCATTTATGTAACCAATTTGTTCGGCCTTCAAACCAGCTTCGTCAATTGCCAATTGCATAGCTCTGGCTGCTTGAGTTCCAGCCGGATCAGGACTCGTAATATGGTAAGCATCTTCGCTGGCACCATAACCAACTAATTCGCCAAGAATTTCAGCACCACGATTTTGAGCATGATCAAGCGATTCTAAAATAAGCGTGCCGCCTCCTTCTCCCATCACAAAACCATTACGATTTTTGTCAAAAGGCAAAGAGGCTTTCGTTGGGTCGGTTGCTTTGGACAAAGTTGAAAGAGCAGCGAAACCACCAATTCCAATTTCATTAATCGACGCCTCGGATCCACCGGTAAGCATTATATCAGCTCGACCAGACTCAATTGCCCGAAAAGCTTCACCAATCGCATTGGCACCAGAAGAACAAGCCGTTACAATCGTCATACAAATATTTTGTGCATGAAAACGAATCGCCAAATTTCCGGCAGCCATATTAGCAATTGAAGTCGGAACAAACATTGGTGAAACTCGATCAGCGCCAAGATCATGCATTCTAATAACTTGCTCTTGAATAGTTGTCAAACCACCAATTCCAGAACCATAGATTACTCCAAAACGTTCGGGATCTGGTGTTTGATCTTCCAAACCAGCTTGTTGATAAGCTTCCAAAGCCGAATAAACGGCAAATTGTGAAAAACGATCCATTCTCCGCAAATCTTTTTTGCTTAAGCGAACCAAAGGATCAAATCCCGCTGCTTCGCCAGCTAAAGTCACGCCGGTTGCACTTGAATCAAAAGTTGAGATTGGTCGAAAACCAACCTGCTGTTTTCGCAAACCGGAAACAAATTCGTTAACCGAACTTCCCAACGGCGTTACGGCACCCATACCGGTGATTACTACTCGTGTCATTAAATACCTCCATCTTGTCTAAATAATTCAAGCCATCGACAGACCACCGTCAATGGTGATCACCTGACCTGTAATATAGTCATTCTCCGCTAAAAAGACAGCTGCCTGGGCAACTTCGTCAGGTGAACCAAAATCTCCTAAAGGAATCTGTTTTTTTAACTGTTCTTGATTTTTTTCAGCCAAAGCAGAAACCATATCAGTCGAAATCATACCCGGTGCAATTGCATTGCAGCGTACATGGCGACGAGCAGCTTCTCTAGCAAGTGTCTTTGTTAAACCGATTAAACCAGCTTTGCTGGCAGCGTAATTAACTTGGCCGATATTGCCAATTAAAGCAACAACGCTGGAAATATTGATAATACTGCCTCTTTTTTGGTGGTACATTGTTTTAAGAGCTGGCTGAGTAACATTAAAACTACCAATTAAATTGGTTTTAATCGGCGCTTGGAAATCTTCTAAAGACATCCGATTAGCCAACATATCTCGGTTGATTCCGGCATTGTTAACCAAAACATCAATTTGATGAAAATGATCTATAGTCTGCTCAACTAAAGATTGGGCTTCTTTTTGATTAGCAACATCCCCAATTACCGAAAAAACACGATTGCTATCGGAAAACTGTTGAATCAATTCATCAGGAATCGCATGCCGACCATTCAATACAATATTGCATCCATGTGAATAGAAAGCTTTTGCAATTGCTAAACCGATTCCACGAGTACTGCCAGTAACAAGTACTGTTTTATCTTGTAAATCCATATAAACTCCTTTATTTCCAAACTTAGGCTACTAAGGCAGCTAGAGCTTTTTCCAAGGAAGCCGAATCATTCACAGCATAATATCCATCAAGTTTTAGAGTCTTTTTCGCAAAAGAAACCAGCGAATGTCCCGGCCCCAGCTCAATAACAGAATTCACGCCTAGATTTTGCAATTCAAACAAGCAGTCGGTAAAACGAGTCGGGCTGACCATCTGTTTACTAAGAGTTTTACCAATTGAGGAATCCTCGAAAACTTTTCCCGTCGTATTGCTCACAACTGGAATAGTTGGGTTTTTAAATTGAATCTTTTCAAGATCAGATAAAAATTGTTGATTAGCTGATTCCATCAAAGGAGTGTGAAAAGCACCACTTACCGGCAAATCAACAATCCGCTGGACGCCGGCTTGGTGAAGTTCTTCGACTGCCGCTTTAACAGCATCTGACTGGCCACCAATGACGGTTTGTTTTGGATAATTATAGTTAGCAGCTTGAACTTTTTGGCCACTCGCTTGAGAAATTTTTTGGCACACACTTTCAATCAAATCTGTGTCTTGACTCATGACCGCTGCCATTGCGCCAGGAAAATCCTCGCTGGCTTGTTGCATCAATTGTCCACGCTTTTCAATTAACCTTAGACCGGTTGAGAAATCCAAAGCATCGCCAGCAGCCAAAGCACTGTATTCACCTAAGCTCAGGCCAACAAGAGCACTGGCTTGTGGTAGCTTATCTCGTATAACGCGATAAAGAGCTGTACTTAAGACAAAAATTGCCGGTTGGGCAAAACGTGTTTCTGCTAAACGTTTATCTCCGTTCTTCCAGAGATCCCACAAATCAAATCCCAAAATTGATTTCGCTTGATCAAAGGTCTCTCGAAACTTGGTTGATTCAATGTAAAGCGAGTGGTCGAGTGGTTCAATCTTTCCACCTTGGCCACTAAATAAATAAGCGAGTTTAATTGGCATGACCTCCTAGTAATTTTGCAGCCTGGTCAGTTACTTCCTGCAGAATTTCAGCAACTGGTTGTTCTTTAGTAACTAAACCGGAAATTTCGCCGGCCATATATGAACCTTTTTCTGCATCACCAGTTTCAACCGCTCTACGCAAACTACCATTACCTAATTCTTCAACTCCGCCAAAATCGGGATTTTCCTTTTGAGCTTCGGACTTTTCCTGGCGAATAAAATTAACAGCCATTTTGTTTTTTAAGACACGTGCCGGATGACCGGCAAATTTGCCAGTTACCAGTGTATCGATATCTTTTGCTTTTAAAACCGACTCTTTGTAACGAGGATGAATATGACATTCCTCAGCAACTAAGAATCTTGTTCCCATTTGTACACCTTGAGCGCCAAGCATGATTGAAGCCGCCAAGCCACGACCATCACCAATTCCACCCGCAGCAATAACCGGAATATCAACGGCGTCAACAACCTGGGGCACTAAAGCCATTGTTGTCATTCGACCGATATGGCCACCGGATTCCATTCCTTCGGCAATCACGGCATCAACACCTTCACGAGCCATAATCCGAGCCATTCCAGTTGAAGGAACAACTGGAATTACACGAATGTTTGCTTGTTGAAATCCTTCTAGATATTCGGAAGGATTACCAGCTCCAGTTGTAACTAGAGCAATTGAATCTTTTTCTTCTAAAATAACTTTCACAACTTCTTTAACGTGTGGCGATAAAAGCATCACATTAACGCCAAAAGG of the Oenococcus sp. UCMA 16435 genome contains:
- the accC gene encoding acetyl-CoA carboxylase biotin carboxylase subunit, with amino-acid sequence MFKRVLIANRGEIAVRIIRALREMEIESVAVYSTADRDSLFVKLADIAVCIGGPQPADSYLNIQNIVSAAVLSGADAIHPGFGFLSENAEFARVCAECGVIFIGPEAKTIELMGNKSNARNTMRKHGVPVVPGSNQEITTIDAALKIADQIGYPIMLKAAAGGGGKGIRAIKDREELIKKFPDAQRETKLSFDDDDMYIEKIIQSPKHVEVQVMGDTAGNVLAFPERDCSLQRGHQKMVEESPCPLINSSEREYLMSVASKAAKAINYLNTGTFEFLMDDQHHFYFMEMNTRLQVEHPITEMVTGIDLVKMQVRVAAGEKISLKQADIKIHGTAIECRINSEDPAHNFLPQAGKIKAVHFPLGCPGARVDSAIESGSTIPPFYDSMIAKLIAHGSNRKEALAIMDRMLSEMSLVGVKSNLDFQQALLHSPAVLKGDTTTDYIEKEFLPCWQAQLAEEKVG
- a CDS encoding 3-oxoacyl-ACP reductase FabG, producing the protein MDLQDKTVLVTGSTRGIGLAIAKAFYSHGCNIVLNGRHAIPDELIQQFSDSNRVFSVIGDVANQKEAQSLVEQTIDHFHQIDVLVNNAGINRDMLANRMSLEDFQAPIKTNLIGSFNVTQPALKTMYHQKRGSIINISSVVALIGNIGQVNYAASKAGLIGLTKTLAREAARRHVRCNAIAPGMISTDMVSALAEKNQEQLKKQIPLGDFGSPDEVAQAAVFLAENDYITGQVITIDGGLSMA
- the accB gene encoding acetyl-CoA carboxylase biotin carboxyl carrier protein, which codes for MDEKTIKDLIEQINQSSIREFDLTVDGVRLYLSKNKNNRETSTSKIADKPASPTQNSSESGDYDSNIEVTDKGQEENKAKQQKEDENTSTIDSPLVGVAYLQANPDADPYVKVGDQVKSGDVVCVIEAMKMMTEIKSSVSGMVTEILIDNESMVDYDQPLIKVHTEAKK
- the fabF gene encoding beta-ketoacyl-ACP synthase II, with product MTRVVITGMGAVTPLGSSVNEFVSGLRKQQVGFRPISTFDSSATGVTLAGEAAGFDPLVRLSKKDLRRMDRFSQFAVYSALEAYQQAGLEDQTPDPERFGVIYGSGIGGLTTIQEQVIRMHDLGADRVSPMFVPTSIANMAAGNLAIRFHAQNICMTIVTACSSGANAIGEAFRAIESGRADIMLTGGSEASINEIGIGGFAALSTLSKATDPTKASLPFDKNRNGFVMGEGGGTLILESLDHAQNRGAEILGELVGYGASEDAYHITSPDPAGTQAARAMQLAIDEAGLKAEQIGYINAHGTATHGNDFAEAAAINQVFSKDQQVLVSSSKSMTGHLLGAAGAIEAVATVSALRDGQLPINVGITDQDPECQVNLVTEENAQTQVDYALSNSFGFGGHNAVLAFKKWSN
- a CDS encoding acetyl-CoA carboxylase carboxyl transferase subunit alpha; translation: MANKEKLSAAEVVKQARNDNKTDSWVLINQLLTDFREFHGDRNSGDDPAIIGGIGRLLDRPVTLISTQKGHDVENRLATHFGSPEPWGYRKAIRLMKQAELFCRPIVTLINTPGAFPGMDAEQAGQGEAIASCIATMMNLKVPVISLIFGEGGSGGALALASSDRVWMTEHSEYAVLSPEGFASILWKDAKRSSEAAEVMGLTPAALLDAGVVEQILPEPLDLVGLRQQLFSAFNELFALTPDALVEQRYQRFRKF
- the fabZ gene encoding 3-hydroxyacyl-ACP dehydratase FabZ codes for the protein MTEQIVMTAAEIQKVLPHRYPMLMVDRVLELVSGERILAQKNVTINEEFFQGHFPGNPVMPGVLIVEALAQAGAIALLKMDRFAGKTPYFGGVDKVKFRRMVRPGDTLILNVTLDKLKDNIGSAHALATVDGEKACSADLLFLIK
- a CDS encoding acetyl-CoA carboxylase carboxyl transferase subunit beta, which translates into the protein MTWFNRLKDYSKQQTDKLLNRYLTQIPSGIWRECPRCHARFYYRRFGNFDVCPECGYGFRLTARKRLRMLTKNAVEWDTDLVTKDPLSFPGYSEKLQHAQKLTKLNDSVWTGLALLDKRSVALGIMDPYFIMGSLGMITGEKLARLFERATLHELPVILFTASGGARMQEGIHSLMQMAKVTAAVNRHRQAGLLYVVVLTDPTTGGVTASFAMEADITLAEPKALIGFAGRRVIEQTVKQKLPADFQSAEQLQKNGFVDEIVPREKLTEELKVLLDMNQSTVWRTNHGK
- a CDS encoding enoyl-[acyl-carrier-protein] reductase FabK is translated as MELSPFFKSLGLRYPIFQGGMAWVADGKLAAAVSNAGGMGIIGAGHAPADVVRHEIEVAKSLTSRPFGVNVMLLSPHVKEVVKVILEEKDSIALVTTGAGNPSEYLEGFQQANIRVIPVVPSTGMARIMAREGVDAVIAEGMESGGHIGRMTTMALVPQVVDAVDIPVIAAGGIGDGRGLAASIMLGAQGVQMGTRFLVAEECHIHPRYKESVLKAKDIDTLVTGKFAGHPARVLKNKMAVNFIRQEKSEAQKENPDFGGVEELGNGSLRRAVETGDAEKGSYMAGEISGLVTKEQPVAEILQEVTDQAAKLLGGHAN
- the fabD gene encoding ACP S-malonyltransferase — translated: MPIKLAYLFSGQGGKIEPLDHSLYIESTKFRETFDQAKSILGFDLWDLWKNGDKRLAETRFAQPAIFVLSTALYRVIRDKLPQASALVGLSLGEYSALAAGDALDFSTGLRLIEKRGQLMQQASEDFPGAMAAVMSQDTDLIESVCQKISQASGQKVQAANYNYPKQTVIGGQSDAVKAAVEELHQAGVQRIVDLPVSGAFHTPLMESANQQFLSDLEKIQFKNPTIPVVSNTTGKVFEDSSIGKTLSKQMVSPTRFTDCLFELQNLGVNSVIELGPGHSLVSFAKKTLKLDGYYAVNDSASLEKALAALVA